The following proteins come from a genomic window of Ferviditalea candida:
- a CDS encoding 3-hydroxyacyl-CoA dehydrogenase family protein — MTNNLRVAILGRNALARTMHSLFSAVPNIEIHGITESSQGRFDAVIETTNLNLEQKREDLMLIERCVEDDTLILSSILGVTATQTASWLMHPYRLVGFAAFAKQDSSELIEIAPGLQTDTSYLERASQLIAYLGKDTETVGDEAGLVFPRILSMIVNEAAFAWTEKMASKEDIDTAMRKGTNYPMGPLEWADQVGLDDIYAVLSGLHRDLGEDRYRPAPILRKMVQAGWLGIQAGKGFYSYE; from the coding sequence ATGACAAATAATCTGCGGGTAGCGATTTTGGGCAGAAACGCGCTGGCCCGAACGATGCATTCACTTTTCTCCGCCGTACCGAATATTGAGATTCATGGAATAACAGAATCTTCACAGGGAAGGTTTGACGCGGTCATTGAAACCACGAACCTCAACTTGGAACAAAAAAGGGAAGATCTCATGTTGATTGAACGATGTGTGGAAGATGACACTTTGATTTTGTCGTCCATATTGGGGGTTACCGCCACCCAAACCGCTTCTTGGTTGATGCATCCATATCGGTTGGTGGGGTTTGCCGCTTTTGCGAAACAGGATTCAAGCGAACTGATCGAAATCGCTCCGGGTTTGCAAACGGACACATCTTATTTGGAAAGAGCAAGTCAACTGATTGCATATCTCGGCAAAGATACGGAAACGGTTGGAGACGAGGCGGGACTCGTTTTTCCAAGAATTTTGTCCATGATCGTGAATGAAGCGGCCTTTGCATGGACGGAAAAAATGGCCTCTAAAGAGGACATAGATACAGCAATGCGCAAAGGAACAAATTACCCGATGGGGCCTCTGGAGTGGGCCGATCAAGTTGGGTTGGATGACATTTACGCAGTGCTTTCCGGTCTTCATCGGGATTTGGGAGAAGACCGGTACAGGCCGGCGCCGATATTGCGAAAAATGGTGCAAGCCGGATGGTTGGGAATCCAAGCGGGAAAAGGCTTTTACAGTTACGAATGA
- a CDS encoding 3-hydroxyacyl-CoA dehydrogenase NAD-binding domain-containing protein codes for MEFHTVGVLGSGTMGSGIAQIIGQSGYRVLLYDIQESIAQQAVSQIGLRIDRLVEKGKLTHLDGDQVKKRIEPTVELADMKNCELIIEAVPEKLELKKRLFRQLGEYCPNETILATNTSSFSITELASATQNPGRIAGLHFFNPAYVMPLVEVVRGLLTESDIVKALVSFVSSIGKSPVICEDTPGFIVNRIARPFYNEALRILGDRVANVEQIDRIMRKAGKFRMGPFELQDMIGIDINFSTTESVHQAFFGDPRFRPHYYQQRMMQSGQLGRKTGGGYYAYDK; via the coding sequence ATGGAATTTCACACGGTAGGAGTGCTTGGTTCGGGAACGATGGGGTCCGGCATTGCCCAAATCATCGGACAATCCGGCTATCGGGTATTACTGTACGATATTCAGGAATCCATTGCTCAACAAGCGGTGTCCCAAATTGGTCTGCGAATCGATCGATTGGTGGAAAAAGGGAAGTTGACTCATCTGGATGGAGATCAAGTCAAAAAAAGGATTGAGCCGACGGTTGAACTGGCGGACATGAAAAACTGCGAGTTGATTATCGAGGCAGTGCCGGAAAAGCTGGAATTGAAAAAAAGGTTGTTTCGGCAGTTGGGTGAGTATTGTCCGAATGAAACGATATTGGCAACGAACACTTCTTCATTTTCCATTACCGAATTGGCAAGCGCAACCCAAAATCCCGGTCGGATAGCGGGACTTCATTTTTTTAATCCTGCTTATGTCATGCCTCTGGTTGAAGTCGTCAGGGGATTACTTACGGAGAGTGATATCGTAAAAGCGCTTGTCTCCTTTGTTTCCAGCATCGGCAAAAGCCCTGTAATATGCGAAGATACTCCCGGATTTATTGTAAACCGGATTGCTCGTCCATTTTATAATGAAGCGCTGCGAATTTTGGGAGATCGTGTGGCAAATGTTGAGCAGATCGATCGGATCATGAGGAAAGCAGGGAAATTTCGTATGGGGCCTTTTGAACTCCAGGATATGATCGGCATTGACATTAATTTTTCCACAACGGAATCCGTACACCAAGCTTTCTTCGGCGATCCCCGTTTTCGACCGCATTATTACCAGCAGCGGATGATGCAGTCGGGGCAACTCGGGCGCAAAACCGGAGGAGGATATTATGCCTATGACAAATAA
- a CDS encoding PaaD-like zinc ribbon domain-containing protein, whose amino-acid sequence MFPMSFEQQVHCPFCDSSEVSMMSHFGTFQLVRQYFCSDCRSVFEYIRWQENSGDQTQRGSE is encoded by the coding sequence ATGTTTCCCATGTCGTTTGAGCAACAAGTGCATTGTCCGTTTTGTGATTCCTCCGAGGTTTCCATGATGTCCCATTTCGGCACGTTTCAACTTGTGAGGCAGTATTTCTGCAGTGATTGCCGAAGCGTTTTTGAATATATCCGATGGCAGGAAAATTCAGGGGATCAAACCCAAAGGGGCAGTGAATAA
- a CDS encoding Phenylacetic acid catabolic protein, whose translation MNEISAGLQAFIEIIQQIADNKYVLGDRLVEIGISGPNLEATLASIAMAQGELGHARLLYNWAFDLQGLEGKKPEIEDQTGRAFSSVVSIDNWFDLITSVYAVNEALELVLQDILEANHSEVAHRIHKLLKEQKEHIIYSRNWVRQLLKDKGAIPHKCNEGLEKAIPDALNWLNKIEQDSALIAEGYRLADRNLVKRFQGRIDQLREEMDVSHVV comes from the coding sequence GTGAATGAAATATCAGCAGGATTACAAGCTTTTATCGAAATTATTCAACAGATTGCGGATAATAAATACGTATTGGGAGATCGGTTGGTGGAAATCGGAATCAGCGGCCCCAATTTGGAAGCTACGCTGGCGTCTATAGCCATGGCTCAAGGTGAACTTGGGCATGCCCGACTTTTGTATAACTGGGCGTTCGATCTGCAGGGCTTGGAAGGAAAAAAACCGGAAATCGAAGATCAAACGGGCAGGGCATTTTCGTCGGTTGTTTCCATTGATAACTGGTTTGACCTCATTACTAGCGTGTATGCGGTTAACGAAGCGCTGGAACTCGTTCTGCAGGACATTCTTGAAGCAAATCATTCCGAGGTTGCTCACCGCATTCATAAGCTGCTGAAGGAGCAGAAGGAACACATCATCTACTCCAGAAATTGGGTTCGGCAATTATTGAAGGATAAGGGAGCGATTCCTCATAAATGCAATGAAGGATTGGAAAAAGCGATACCGGATGCCTTGAACTGGTTGAACAAGATCGAACAGGATTCCGCCTTGATTGCGGAAGGTTACAGGCTGGCTGATCGCAATCTGGTTAAGCGCTTTCAGGGGCGAATCGATCAACTCCGGGAAGAAATGGATGTTTCCCATGTCGTTTGA
- a CDS encoding metal-sulfur cluster assembly factor gives MPDTNPLVRSCWNALKEVNDPEFPVNVVDMGLIYDIEESQGEVALTMTYTAVSCACMEWIQDDILKRLSQEPDVKEIKINVVWDPPWTVERLSPDARKTLKSWGVSSG, from the coding sequence ATGCCGGACACGAATCCATTGGTTCGCAGTTGCTGGAATGCGCTTAAAGAAGTCAACGATCCTGAATTTCCCGTGAATGTTGTAGATATGGGACTCATTTATGATATTGAGGAATCGCAGGGTGAAGTTGCGTTGACCATGACCTATACCGCTGTTTCCTGTGCATGTATGGAGTGGATTCAAGACGATATTTTGAAGCGTTTGTCGCAGGAGCCCGATGTCAAAGAAATAAAAATCAATGTCGTGTGGGACCCTCCCTGGACGGTGGAACGCTTGAGTCCCGATGCACGGAAAACATTGAAAAGTTGGGGGGTAAGCTCGGGATGA
- a CDS encoding Phenylacetic acid catabolic protein yields MDGFNLLKEKINKGFIVEKIEDMNEEYLNTLKQTLRIVGDTELLSVPPLLTVYKQAPTLNSKITALAIMQDEIGHAHIAYRLLKELGEDIDELLYNRPAHQWKNPYAFDFELSNWIELGVFNAFFDRAGYTLLGDAFEHTSYGPWKRALIKVDKEELFHLRNGETIMRSAMENPETRKQVEQAVEWMFLMALEFFGVADELKSRSTQLEYKLKGRTNDELRQKWLSTGVPFCESIGVKVPAYYDETTNQYVLTVPFPCKFDVENKKWLTDQPDTWDNMIERFKRRGPRNREFVERIQSGAQQMAELRKEVG; encoded by the coding sequence TTGGATGGTTTTAACTTGCTGAAGGAAAAAATCAACAAAGGATTTATCGTCGAGAAAATCGAGGACATGAATGAAGAATATCTCAATACTTTAAAGCAGACGCTGCGGATTGTCGGAGACACGGAACTGCTCAGCGTGCCTCCGCTTCTCACTGTATACAAACAGGCGCCCACATTAAACAGCAAAATTACCGCACTGGCGATTATGCAGGATGAAATCGGTCATGCGCATATCGCTTACCGTCTTTTGAAAGAACTGGGCGAGGATATTGATGAGTTGTTGTACAATCGTCCCGCTCATCAGTGGAAAAACCCATATGCTTTTGATTTTGAACTTTCCAATTGGATTGAGCTCGGCGTCTTTAACGCATTTTTTGACCGCGCCGGTTATACTCTCCTGGGAGACGCTTTTGAGCACACCTCTTATGGTCCTTGGAAACGGGCGCTGATTAAAGTGGATAAAGAGGAATTGTTTCATCTGCGTAATGGCGAGACTATCATGCGCTCGGCAATGGAAAATCCGGAAACCAGGAAGCAAGTCGAGCAAGCTGTTGAATGGATGTTCCTGATGGCCTTGGAATTTTTCGGGGTCGCCGACGAGTTGAAAAGCCGTTCCACTCAATTGGAATATAAGTTGAAAGGCAGAACGAATGACGAACTTCGTCAAAAATGGTTGTCCACAGGTGTGCCGTTCTGTGAATCCATCGGAGTGAAGGTGCCGGCCTATTATGACGAGACGACGAATCAATATGTACTGACCGTTCCCTTTCCTTGCAAATTTGATGTGGAAAACAAAAAGTGGCTGACCGATCAGCCGGATACCTGGGACAACATGATTGAACGGTTTAAGCGCAGAGGGCCGCGGAACCGGGAATTCGTCGAGCGTATTCAATCCGGCGCGCAGCAGATGGCGGAATTGCGAAAAGAGGTCGGATAA
- a CDS encoding Phenylacetic acid catabolic protein, producing the protein MDKTERLKEKIKSGFMLECKDDMSEEYLHLLIQTLTIVADTELMSAPAMLSSYKDAPTLNNKISILAVVQDEIGHAHIALRLLKDLGVDTDHLLYERPHNEFKNPYAMDFALDNYEEIGVFNALFDRAGYTLLGDVYQHTSFGPWKRALVKVDKEELFHLRHGETIMKLSMDKGGEAEEKVKHALEWMFLMALEFFGVGDSLKKRSGQLEYKLKGSSNDELRQKWFSTAVPFFESIGVKVPVVYDENTGKYSLNVSFPCKFDMENKKWLYDQPDTWDGAIARWKTRGPNNKQFVDLLRSGRRELETLREEAV; encoded by the coding sequence ATGGACAAAACAGAAAGATTAAAAGAAAAAATTAAAAGCGGATTTATGCTGGAATGTAAGGATGATATGAGCGAGGAGTACCTCCATTTATTAATTCAAACTTTGACAATTGTCGCTGATACGGAACTCATGAGCGCTCCCGCAATGTTATCGAGCTATAAGGACGCTCCGACGTTAAACAATAAGATATCCATTTTGGCCGTCGTCCAAGATGAAATTGGCCATGCGCATATTGCGCTTCGTTTATTGAAAGATTTGGGCGTCGACACAGACCATTTGCTTTATGAAAGACCCCACAACGAATTCAAAAATCCGTACGCAATGGATTTTGCCCTCGACAACTATGAGGAAATCGGAGTGTTTAATGCTCTTTTTGACCGCGCCGGCTATACGCTGCTTGGCGATGTATACCAACATACGTCGTTCGGTCCTTGGAAAAGAGCTTTGGTTAAAGTCGACAAAGAGGAATTATTCCATCTGCGCCATGGCGAAACGATCATGAAATTGTCCATGGATAAAGGCGGGGAAGCCGAAGAAAAAGTCAAGCATGCCCTTGAATGGATGTTTTTAATGGCTCTTGAATTTTTCGGAGTTGGAGACAGTCTGAAAAAACGTTCAGGTCAATTGGAATACAAGCTTAAAGGAAGTTCGAATGATGAACTGCGGCAAAAGTGGTTTTCAACGGCAGTGCCTTTTTTTGAATCCATCGGGGTCAAAGTCCCGGTCGTTTATGATGAAAATACGGGTAAATATTCGTTGAACGTTTCATTCCCGTGCAAATTTGATATGGAAAACAAAAAATGGCTGTATGATCAACCGGATACTTGGGACGGCGCAATCGCGCGTTGGAAAACCCGCGGGCCCAACAACAAACAGTTTGTTGATCTGCTGCGCAGCGGACGCCGCGAGCTGGAAACTCTTAGAGAAGAGGCGGTGTGA
- a CDS encoding metal-sulfur cluster assembly factor has product MSATDIREHRYWDALKEVNDPEFPISVVDLGLIYQIEQNAGKVTVTMTFTAASCACMQWMEEDISKRLLQEPDVEEVSIRVVWDPPWTAERLTENGRQKLKHWGVSAR; this is encoded by the coding sequence ATGAGCGCAACCGATATTCGTGAACATCGTTACTGGGATGCCCTTAAAGAGGTGAACGATCCGGAGTTTCCGATTAGTGTCGTAGATTTGGGATTGATTTATCAGATCGAACAAAATGCCGGCAAAGTGACGGTAACAATGACTTTTACCGCCGCTTCCTGCGCTTGCATGCAGTGGATGGAGGAAGATATTTCGAAGAGGTTATTACAAGAACCGGATGTCGAGGAAGTGAGCATTCGAGTTGTTTGGGACCCGCCCTGGACGGCGGAACGCTTGACCGAAAATGGCCGGCAAAAATTAAAACATTGGGGGGTAAGCGCAAGATGA
- a CDS encoding Phenylacetic acid catabolic protein, whose amino-acid sequence MVEQSTGLKAFIELVEAIADNKFILGDRLVEIGIGGPDIEAATSAIAMAQGELGHSRILYNWIQDLKGRQGTKPEIKNQTGKAFNGVVQINGWLTLIAALYTVDVAQDLVLNSILQARREDVISRIHKLMKEQREHILYSRGWANSLLNDRMSVPRKFNEALDRIIPEVEKWLADLNASHVLKDEGYLSRELDLLKSFREQIGLMREKGGTVHAC is encoded by the coding sequence ATGGTTGAACAAAGCACAGGGCTAAAAGCATTTATTGAATTAGTGGAAGCAATTGCGGACAATAAGTTTATATTGGGCGACCGCCTGGTTGAAATCGGTATTGGCGGCCCGGATATCGAGGCTGCAACATCGGCGATTGCAATGGCCCAGGGGGAATTGGGACATTCAAGGATTCTCTATAATTGGATCCAAGATCTGAAAGGACGTCAAGGAACCAAACCGGAAATCAAAAACCAAACCGGAAAGGCATTTAACGGCGTTGTCCAGATCAACGGTTGGCTGACCTTGATTGCCGCTCTTTATACAGTGGATGTTGCCCAGGATCTTGTGTTGAACTCGATTCTTCAGGCTCGACGGGAAGACGTTATCTCGCGAATTCACAAGCTGATGAAAGAACAACGCGAACATATTCTCTATTCACGCGGTTGGGCCAACTCATTATTAAATGACAGAATGTCTGTTCCCCGCAAATTCAACGAAGCTTTGGACCGGATCATACCGGAAGTGGAGAAATGGCTGGCGGATCTTAATGCAAGTCATGTGCTGAAAGACGAAGGTTATTTATCGAGAGAATTAGACTTGCTAAAAAGCTTCCGGGAGCAAATCGGCCTGATGAGAGAAAAAGGGGGAACGGTCCATGCTTGTTGA
- a CDS encoding PaaD-like zinc ribbon domain-containing protein — protein sequence MQVHCSFCDSTDVEIYSSFGTAQLVRQYYCHCCHSVFEFIRWQEKETVIFQKSS from the coding sequence ATGCAGGTGCATTGTTCGTTTTGCGATTCAACGGATGTCGAAATTTATTCCTCGTTCGGTACGGCGCAACTTGTACGCCAATATTATTGTCACTGTTGTCATAGTGTGTTCGAATTTATCAGGTGGCAGGAAAAAGAAACCGTGATATTTCAAAAATCCTCGTAG
- a CDS encoding ABC transporter ATP-binding protein produces MLQVENIHTYYGDSHILHGVSMEVKERSLSVILGRNGMGKTTSIRSIIGFTPPRHGKIVFQGNEIQQLPSYKIAKSGIGLSPQGRGIFPNLTVKENLTLAARSCSGSGWTLEKVYELFPRLKERGLSMGGNLSGGEQQMLSICRALMTNPDLLLLDEPSEGLSPIMVQEVANIISRLKKEGLSILMVEQNIAMALKVADRVYILSKGQVVFEGTPDDLRNNTEVKVQYLGTGH; encoded by the coding sequence ATGCTTCAGGTCGAGAATATTCATACGTATTATGGCGATAGCCACATTCTGCATGGCGTATCGATGGAAGTCAAGGAGCGCAGTCTGTCCGTGATTCTGGGGCGCAATGGAATGGGCAAGACAACGTCCATCCGTTCGATCATCGGCTTTACCCCGCCGAGGCACGGGAAGATCGTCTTTCAGGGAAACGAGATTCAACAGCTTCCTTCCTATAAGATTGCCAAGTCGGGCATTGGCTTGTCCCCGCAGGGGAGAGGTATTTTCCCGAATTTGACGGTTAAGGAAAATCTTACACTTGCCGCGAGATCCTGTTCAGGATCGGGATGGACGCTGGAAAAGGTATATGAATTGTTTCCCCGCTTGAAGGAAAGAGGTCTGTCCATGGGGGGGAATCTCAGCGGCGGCGAGCAGCAAATGCTCTCCATCTGCAGGGCTCTGATGACGAACCCTGATCTCTTGCTGCTGGATGAACCTTCGGAAGGATTGTCTCCGATTATGGTTCAGGAAGTCGCGAATATCATCTCGCGATTGAAAAAAGAAGGCTTGTCCATACTGATGGTTGAACAGAATATTGCCATGGCATTAAAGGTGGCTGATCGGGTGTACATTTTGAGCAAAGGTCAAGTTGTTTTTGAAGGAACCCCCGATGATTTGCGGAACAACACTGAAGTGAAGGTCCAGTACCTCGGAACGGGTCATTAA
- a CDS encoding ABC transporter ATP-binding protein, which yields MSMQKHDFDAEVEVLRLEGVGKSFGGLKILQDLSFSVKQGERRAFIGPNGAGKSTLFNIIAGDLEPSAGEVVYFSEKITGMPNFGRVRNGLVRTFQRNNLLNELTVMENLLLALQVKEGVEHIWFRPRERRYFAKMYDRAEELLETWGLYDRRNSRVKQLSYGEQRQAEILLGIAMEPKVLLLDEPTAGMSNKETQYILDLLQRLPKDLTLLIIEHDMEVVFGVAEKVTVLHNGGILLEGDPQIIRNDPRVYEIYFGEDGVL from the coding sequence ATGTCGATGCAAAAACATGATTTTGATGCTGAAGTTGAAGTGCTGCGGCTGGAGGGAGTGGGCAAAAGCTTTGGCGGCCTGAAAATTTTGCAGGATCTTTCCTTTTCCGTCAAACAGGGGGAACGCAGGGCGTTTATCGGTCCGAACGGAGCGGGCAAATCGACGCTGTTCAACATCATTGCAGGTGATCTGGAGCCTTCGGCGGGGGAAGTTGTTTATTTCAGCGAAAAAATTACGGGTATGCCGAATTTTGGCCGTGTGCGAAACGGTTTGGTGCGGACTTTTCAACGCAATAATCTGTTAAACGAATTGACGGTCATGGAGAATTTGCTGCTGGCGCTGCAGGTGAAGGAGGGAGTGGAACATATCTGGTTCCGTCCGAGGGAAAGGCGATATTTTGCCAAGATGTATGATCGGGCCGAAGAATTGCTGGAAACATGGGGGCTTTACGATCGCCGCAACTCCAGGGTCAAGCAGCTGTCTTATGGCGAACAGCGGCAGGCGGAGATTTTATTGGGCATTGCCATGGAACCGAAAGTGCTGCTTTTGGACGAACCAACGGCAGGCATGTCCAATAAGGAGACGCAGTACATCCTGGATCTGCTGCAGCGGCTGCCTAAAGATCTGACGCTTCTCATCATCGAGCATGATATGGAAGTCGTTTTCGGCGTGGCGGAGAAAGTGACGGTGCTGCACAATGGGGGGATTTTGCTGGAAGGAGATCCGCAAATCATTCGGAACGATCCCCGTGTCTACGAAATCTATTTTGGAGAGGATGGGGTTTTGTAG
- a CDS encoding branched-chain amino acid ABC transporter permease, giving the protein MDKGIRWFPYFVLLAALCLIPLLFSSYVLGIASEILIFSIFALSLNVLVGYTGLVSLGHAAFFGVGAYASSLIALHFSDHLMITLAGGFIIAVIVSAVIGFFCTRVSGFYFLMLTLAFSQMIYGLVYRWGSLTGGDNGLSGIPKPRLLPSFRIDSGVSVYFLILIVFGVVLLGLNIVLRSPFGQILSGIRENEVRMKAMGYNTTLYKIYSFLIAGGLGGVAGSMYSYFNGFVSPKDVYWTLSGEVLIMVLVGGVATLIGPVLGAAFIVILKTVVGSYTDLWMLILGIVFILFVIFIPKGIAGIGSLRKKRAAGASVPLNAEN; this is encoded by the coding sequence ATGGATAAAGGCATCCGATGGTTCCCTTACTTTGTCTTGTTGGCGGCGCTTTGTCTCATTCCGTTGCTGTTCTCTTCTTATGTTTTGGGGATTGCCAGCGAGATTCTGATTTTTAGTATTTTTGCGCTCAGCTTAAACGTTCTTGTCGGCTATACCGGGCTTGTTTCATTGGGACATGCGGCCTTTTTCGGGGTGGGCGCCTACGCCTCAAGCCTGATTGCGCTGCATTTTTCGGACCACTTGATGATAACGCTGGCCGGCGGTTTTATTATTGCGGTTATCGTTTCGGCGGTCATTGGATTTTTTTGCACCCGAGTGAGCGGTTTTTACTTTTTGATGCTGACACTGGCATTTTCGCAGATGATCTACGGTCTGGTGTATCGTTGGGGAAGCTTGACGGGAGGGGACAACGGTCTTTCCGGCATACCGAAGCCGAGGCTGCTCCCGTCGTTTCGGATTGACAGCGGGGTATCGGTTTATTTTTTGATTTTAATCGTCTTTGGCGTCGTCCTGCTCGGGCTGAATATTGTGCTTCGTTCCCCGTTCGGCCAAATATTGTCCGGCATTCGCGAGAACGAGGTTCGCATGAAAGCCATGGGCTACAATACGACCCTCTATAAAATCTACTCCTTTTTGATTGCCGGGGGCTTGGGTGGAGTGGCCGGAAGCATGTATTCTTATTTCAACGGTTTCGTTTCTCCGAAGGATGTTTACTGGACGCTTTCCGGGGAAGTGCTGATCATGGTTCTTGTCGGCGGGGTCGCCACGTTGATCGGCCCCGTGCTCGGAGCCGCTTTTATTGTCATATTGAAAACAGTCGTCGGTTCATATACGGATTTATGGATGCTCATCCTGGGAATCGTTTTTATTTTATTCGTGATTTTTATCCCCAAAGGAATAGCGGGAATCGGATCTTTACGGAAAAAACGCGCCGCCGGAGCAAGCGTTCCGCTGAATGCGGAAAATTAA
- a CDS encoding branched-chain amino acid ABC transporter permease, which yields MDVIGIQLVNGLSYGLLLFMITSGLSLIFGIMGVLNLAHASLYMVGAYLALAITHYTIQNFLLALIVAPLLVGLISVLLEVFLLRPTYHLGHLSQVLLTFGLAYVIHDIVRWMWGADVQWLPLPDWLGGAVELFGQTFPLYRLVVMGIGFGVAAAMWILQEKTRWGAIVRAGLSNKEMVGGLGINIKLVFTVVFAVGGFLAGFGGVAAGPILGLFPGMEFEILILSLVILVVGGLGSILGTLIASLIIGVVDTFGKVLFPQLSLFIIFGLMAVVLIVKPTGLLGKQVHGNG from the coding sequence TTGGACGTGATTGGCATTCAATTGGTAAACGGTTTATCCTACGGTTTGCTCCTGTTCATGATCACCAGCGGTTTGTCATTGATATTCGGCATCATGGGCGTGCTTAATCTCGCTCACGCATCTCTTTATATGGTAGGGGCCTATTTGGCCCTTGCCATTACCCATTACACCATTCAAAATTTTCTGCTTGCGCTCATTGTCGCACCTCTCCTAGTCGGACTGATCAGTGTGCTGCTGGAAGTTTTTTTGCTGAGGCCGACCTATCATCTCGGTCATTTGTCGCAAGTTTTGCTGACTTTTGGACTTGCCTACGTGATTCATGACATCGTGCGCTGGATGTGGGGGGCGGATGTGCAGTGGCTGCCGCTGCCGGATTGGCTCGGCGGGGCGGTGGAGCTGTTCGGTCAAACCTTTCCGCTTTACAGGTTGGTGGTCATGGGAATTGGTTTCGGCGTGGCGGCGGCAATGTGGATTCTGCAGGAAAAAACCCGCTGGGGAGCGATCGTTCGCGCGGGCCTGAGTAATAAAGAAATGGTCGGCGGACTGGGTATCAATATCAAATTGGTATTTACGGTCGTGTTTGCCGTCGGCGGTTTTCTCGCCGGATTCGGTGGCGTAGCGGCCGGGCCCATATTAGGACTTTTTCCCGGGATGGAATTCGAAATTCTGATCCTGTCGCTGGTTATTCTGGTTGTCGGGGGATTGGGGTCGATTTTGGGCACGCTGATTGCCAGCCTGATTATTGGAGTGGTCGATACTTTTGGCAAAGTGCTGTTTCCGCAGTTGAGTTTGTTCATTATTTTCGGGCTGATGGCCGTTGTTTTGATCGTGAAACCGACCGGGTTGTTAGGAAAGCAGGTGCACGGAAATGGATAA